From Micromonospora nigra, one genomic window encodes:
- the trpD gene encoding anthranilate phosphoribosyltransferase codes for MGDRTWPHLLTTLLRGEELSTADTAWAMGEIMSGAATPAQIAGFAMALRAKGETPAEVAGLVEAMLGHAVPVDLPEPTRATALDVVGTGGDLAHTVNISTMTALVVAGAGVRVVKHGNRAASSSCGTADLLEFFGIPLDLGPGGVARCVEEAGIGFCFAARFHPGMRHAGPVRRELGVPTAFNFLGPLTNPARPRAGAVGCFDLRMAPVMAAVFAARGDSVVVMRGEDGLDEFTTAAPTRFWVAQGGTVRETLVDATDLGVPRATLADLRGGDAPHNADVARRLLAGEPGPVRDAVLVNAAAALATQGPLDGDLPEALRAGMQRAADAIDSGAAARTLDRWVEVARTA; via the coding sequence ATGGGCGATCGGACCTGGCCCCATCTGCTCACCACGCTGCTGCGCGGCGAGGAGCTCTCCACGGCCGACACCGCCTGGGCCATGGGCGAGATCATGTCCGGCGCGGCGACCCCGGCCCAGATCGCCGGCTTCGCCATGGCGCTGCGCGCCAAGGGCGAGACCCCGGCCGAGGTGGCGGGGCTGGTCGAGGCGATGCTCGGGCACGCGGTCCCGGTCGACCTCCCCGAACCGACCCGCGCCACCGCCCTCGACGTGGTCGGCACCGGCGGTGACCTCGCCCACACCGTGAACATCTCCACCATGACGGCGCTGGTGGTCGCCGGCGCGGGGGTCCGCGTGGTCAAGCACGGCAACCGGGCCGCCTCCTCCTCCTGCGGCACCGCCGACCTGCTGGAGTTCTTCGGCATCCCGCTCGACCTGGGCCCCGGTGGCGTGGCCCGGTGTGTCGAGGAGGCCGGCATCGGCTTCTGCTTCGCCGCCCGCTTCCACCCCGGCATGCGTCACGCCGGCCCGGTACGCCGCGAGCTCGGCGTGCCCACCGCGTTCAACTTCCTCGGCCCGCTGACCAACCCGGCCCGGCCCCGGGCCGGCGCGGTGGGCTGCTTCGACCTGCGGATGGCGCCGGTCATGGCGGCCGTCTTCGCCGCCCGGGGCGACTCGGTGGTGGTGATGCGCGGCGAGGACGGTCTCGACGAGTTCACCACCGCCGCCCCCACCCGCTTCTGGGTGGCCCAGGGCGGCACCGTCCGGGAGACCCTGGTCGACGCGACCGACCTCGGGGTACCCCGTGCCACCCTCGCCGACCTGCGGGGCGGCGACGCCCCGCACAACGCCGACGTCGCCCGCCGCCTGCTGGCCGGCGAGCCCGGCCCGGTACGCGACGCCGTCCTGGTCAACGCGGCGGCAGCCCTGGCCACCCAGGGCCCGCTCGACGGCGACCTGCCCGAGGCGCTGCGCGCCGGAATGCAGCGGGCCGCCGACGCGATCGACTCGGGCGCTGCCGCCCGCACCCTGGACCGTTGGGTCGAGGTCGCCCGCACGGCCTGA
- a CDS encoding cytochrome c oxidase subunit 4, giving the protein MKTEWRIFLTIAGFLLFATVLYGGWTAAEASRVEWIGTVALALSFLLCAMCGGFFWFVSRRIDLRPEDRPDGEIADGAGEIGFFSPGSYWPFGLALAAATAGLGLVFWQLWLLGVGLLAVILATCGLLFEYYTGTRRTAEH; this is encoded by the coding sequence ATGAAGACCGAGTGGCGCATCTTCCTCACCATCGCCGGGTTCCTGCTCTTCGCGACGGTGCTCTACGGCGGCTGGACCGCCGCCGAGGCCAGCCGGGTCGAGTGGATCGGCACCGTGGCGCTGGCCCTGTCGTTTCTGCTCTGCGCGATGTGCGGCGGCTTCTTCTGGTTCGTGTCCCGCCGCATCGACCTGCGCCCGGAGGACCGGCCGGACGGTGAGATCGCCGACGGCGCCGGTGAGATCGGCTTCTTCAGCCCGGGCAGCTACTGGCCGTTCGGCTTGGCGCTCGCCGCCGCGACCGCCGGTCTCGGCCTGGTGTTCTGGCAGCTCTGGCTGCTGGGCGTCGGCCTGCTGGCGGTCATCCTCGCCACCTGCGGACTGCTGTTCGAGTACTACACGGGCACCCGGCGCACCGCCGAGCACTGA
- a CDS encoding cytochrome c oxidase subunit 3 — MTAAPAIDKSRIHSLTRPNMVSVGTIVWLSSELMFFAALFAMYFSIRAAAPEQWAEHTQHLNIPYATTFTVILVLSSVTCQLGVFAAEKGDVHALRRWFTITFVMGLIFVLGQLNEYRELVHEGIKINADGYGSMFYLTTGFHGLHVTGGLVAFVIFMIRTTMGRFTPAQATSAIVVSYYWHFVDVVWIGLYAMIYWLQ; from the coding sequence GTGACTGCGGCCCCAGCCATTGACAAGAGCCGGATCCACTCCCTGACGCGGCCGAACATGGTCAGCGTCGGAACGATCGTGTGGCTCTCCAGCGAACTCATGTTCTTCGCGGCGCTGTTCGCGATGTACTTCTCCATCCGCGCGGCGGCGCCGGAGCAGTGGGCGGAGCACACCCAGCACCTGAACATCCCGTACGCGACGACGTTCACGGTGATCCTGGTGTTGTCCTCGGTGACCTGCCAGCTCGGTGTCTTCGCTGCGGAGAAGGGGGACGTGCACGCCCTGCGGCGCTGGTTCACGATCACCTTCGTGATGGGCCTGATCTTCGTTCTCGGCCAGCTCAACGAGTACCGCGAGCTGGTGCACGAGGGCATCAAGATCAACGCAGACGGCTACGGTTCAATGTTCTACCTGACCACCGGCTTCCACGGCCTGCACGTGACCGGCGGTCTGGTCGCCTTCGTGATCTTCATGATCCGCACGACGATGGGCCGGTTCACACCCGCCCAGGCGACCTCGGCGATCGTCGTGTCCTACTACTGGCACTTCGTCGACGTCGTGTGGATCGGGCTCTACGCCATGATCTACTGGCTTCAGTGA
- a CDS encoding c-type cytochrome, whose amino-acid sequence MTSDNDRRRGLLARLRERPAARSRGRRRLGAAVRLVAALMLAGGAYTVFAPGVQAQENPPLSGAAAEGKALFDVSCVTCHGRNAQGVEDRGPSLIGVGAASVEFQVGTGRMPMARQEVQAARKPEVFTDEETRQLAQYIQELGGGPQVPAGDNLHADGNVARGGELYRINCSQCHAFSGGGGALSSGKYAPSLAPATDRQIYAAMLSGPQNMPVFGDNQLAPEEKADIIAYIQETLKNDGDPGGFNLGRYGPSTEGLAIFLVGIVALVFASLWIAGKS is encoded by the coding sequence ATGACTTCTGACAACGACCGCCGACGCGGTCTGCTCGCGCGGCTGCGCGAGCGGCCCGCCGCGCGCAGCAGGGGCCGCCGCCGGCTGGGCGCCGCGGTCCGGCTGGTCGCCGCGCTGATGCTGGCCGGCGGTGCCTACACCGTCTTCGCCCCCGGCGTGCAGGCGCAGGAAAACCCGCCGTTGAGCGGCGCCGCAGCCGAGGGCAAGGCGCTGTTCGACGTGAGCTGTGTGACGTGCCACGGCCGCAACGCCCAGGGCGTCGAGGACCGCGGGCCGAGCCTGATCGGCGTCGGCGCCGCCTCCGTGGAGTTCCAGGTCGGGACCGGACGCATGCCGATGGCCCGCCAGGAGGTCCAGGCGGCCCGCAAGCCGGAGGTCTTCACCGACGAGGAGACCCGTCAGCTCGCGCAGTACATCCAGGAACTGGGCGGCGGCCCGCAGGTGCCGGCCGGCGACAACCTCCACGCCGACGGCAACGTCGCCCGGGGTGGCGAGCTGTACCGGATCAACTGCTCGCAGTGCCACGCCTTCAGCGGCGGCGGCGGCGCGCTCTCGTCCGGCAAGTACGCCCCGAGCCTCGCCCCGGCCACCGACCGGCAGATCTACGCCGCCATGCTGAGCGGCCCGCAGAACATGCCGGTCTTCGGCGACAACCAGCTCGCTCCCGAGGAGAAGGCGGACATCATCGCCTACATCCAGGAGACGCTGAAGAACGACGGGGACCCGGGCGGGTTCAACCTGGGTCGGTACGGCCCCTCCACCGAGGGTCTCGCGATCTTCCTGGTGGGCATCGTCGCGCTCGTCTTCGCCAGCCTGTGGATTGCGGGCAAGTCGTGA
- the coxB gene encoding cytochrome c oxidase subunit II, whose protein sequence is MVARSSEVRPAGVRRSASAGAGGRRKPGAGRVAGLGFGATALLVLLTGCDVGAAFGGFGWPQGGITPEAQRMYDLWIASCIAALAVGVFVWGLIFWCVVRYRKRGNELPVQTRYNLPMEFLYTIAPILIVSVLFYYTAIVQTDVVRTTRNPDVTVEVVAFKWNWQFNYRDGQGPEANTVASVLGTSEVIPILVLPTGRSIRFEETSRDVIHSFWVPEMLFKRDVMPGNIRNEFQVSELEAEGAYVGRCAELCGSYHAFMNFELRVVSPEQYDQFLAAKQGGASTQEALTSIGEEPYAVTTRPFDTRRTESNFNPDNAPAGAGS, encoded by the coding sequence GCCGGGCGTGTCGCCGGGCTCGGGTTCGGCGCGACGGCGCTGCTGGTCCTGCTCACGGGCTGTGACGTCGGCGCGGCGTTCGGCGGCTTCGGCTGGCCGCAGGGCGGCATCACGCCGGAGGCCCAGCGGATGTACGACCTGTGGATCGCCTCGTGCATCGCGGCGCTCGCGGTCGGCGTCTTCGTGTGGGGCCTGATCTTCTGGTGCGTCGTGCGCTACCGCAAGCGGGGCAACGAGCTGCCGGTGCAGACCCGCTACAACCTGCCGATGGAGTTCCTCTACACCATCGCGCCGATCCTGATCGTCTCCGTGCTCTTCTACTACACGGCGATCGTGCAGACCGACGTGGTGCGCACGACCCGCAACCCCGACGTCACCGTCGAGGTCGTGGCCTTCAAGTGGAACTGGCAGTTCAACTACCGCGACGGGCAGGGCCCGGAGGCCAACACCGTCGCCTCGGTGCTCGGCACCAGCGAGGTCATCCCGATCCTGGTGCTGCCGACCGGCCGGTCCATCCGCTTCGAGGAGACCAGCCGCGACGTCATCCACTCCTTCTGGGTGCCGGAGATGCTGTTCAAGCGCGACGTCATGCCCGGCAACATCCGTAACGAGTTCCAGGTCTCCGAGCTGGAGGCCGAGGGCGCGTACGTGGGCCGCTGCGCCGAGCTGTGCGGCAGCTACCACGCCTTCATGAACTTCGAGCTGCGGGTGGTCTCGCCCGAGCAGTACGACCAGTTCCTGGCGGCCAAGCAGGGCGGCGCGTCGACCCAGGAGGCGCTGACCTCGATCGGCGAGGAACCGTACGCGGTCACCACCAGGCCGTTCGACACGCGGCGTACCGAGAGCAACTTCAACCCGGACAACGCTCCGGCCGGCGCGGGAAGCTGA
- a CDS encoding cytochrome c oxidase assembly protein → MTGATSDPAGGPVASGVLAAEPPPPFSVTTVFTETQLDSWLALGLVLAAGLYLYGVHRLRVRGDRWPVARTIFFLGPGLGGIASVTVSGLHAYDTALLSVHMVQHMVLSMISPIFLALGAPVTLALRTLPARPRKRLLAVVHSRVARIYTFPLVAFAIFVVNPFALYFTDLYRYTLEHVWAHELVHAHFIMTGCVFFWPLLGLDPLPGRWPYPGRALLMLLSVPFHTVLGLTIMQSTTLFGGDWYPSLGLDWADPWEDQVLAGGILWAGGEFVSVTMLAVLVVQWMRQAEREARRVDRDLDRQEARQRAAESAA, encoded by the coding sequence CTGACCGGGGCCACGAGCGACCCGGCCGGCGGCCCGGTGGCGTCCGGGGTGCTGGCCGCGGAACCCCCGCCGCCGTTCTCCGTCACCACCGTGTTCACCGAGACCCAGCTCGACAGCTGGCTCGCCCTCGGGCTGGTCCTCGCCGCCGGACTCTACCTCTACGGTGTGCACCGGCTGCGGGTACGCGGCGACCGCTGGCCGGTGGCCCGCACGATCTTCTTCCTCGGCCCCGGACTGGGCGGCATCGCCTCGGTCACCGTCAGCGGCCTGCACGCGTACGACACGGCCCTGCTGTCGGTGCACATGGTCCAGCACATGGTGCTGTCGATGATCTCGCCGATCTTCCTGGCGCTGGGCGCCCCGGTGACCCTGGCCCTGCGGACCCTGCCGGCGCGCCCCCGCAAGCGGCTGCTGGCGGTCGTGCACAGCCGGGTCGCCCGGATCTACACCTTCCCGCTGGTGGCCTTCGCCATCTTCGTGGTCAACCCGTTCGCGCTGTACTTCACCGACCTCTACCGCTACACCCTCGAACACGTCTGGGCCCACGAGCTGGTGCACGCGCACTTCATCATGACCGGCTGCGTGTTCTTCTGGCCGCTGCTCGGCCTGGACCCGCTGCCCGGCCGCTGGCCGTACCCCGGACGGGCCCTGCTGATGCTGCTGTCGGTGCCGTTCCACACCGTGCTCGGGCTCACCATCATGCAGTCCACCACACTGTTCGGCGGCGACTGGTATCCCTCCCTGGGCCTCGACTGGGCCGACCCGTGGGAGGACCAGGTGCTGGCCGGGGGCATCCTGTGGGCCGGCGGTGAGTTCGTCAGCGTGACGATGCTCGCGGTGCTGGTCGTGCAGTGGATGCGCCAGGCCGAACGAGAGGCCCGCCGCGTCGACCGCGACCTCGACCGCCAGGAGGCGCGCCAGCGCGCCGCGGAATCCGCTGCCTGA